GGATTTTTGGTATGTTGACACCGGGCAGTTTATTGGTAATGCCAATAACCTTATTGATGCCACCGATTGCTCCGTTGATCAAACTTTTAATGCCAGAAACAACGCCGCTAAAGATGCCACTAATCGTATCCCCAACCTTAGTAAAAATTCTAGTGGCTGTGTCGGCTGCAGCATTCCACGCTTCGGCGAACCATCCGCCAATTTTGCCAACGACATTTTGGATTGACTTGCCAAAACTAGATACACCATCTTTAAAACTTTCCCACATCGCCATGCCGATTATTTTGACTAACTCAAATTTTTGGCCGACCTCTGCAACAATATCGTCCCAAAAAACGACAGCTGCGACAATAGCCGCTATGGCTGCTGCTATGATCCATCCTATTGGCGTCATCATGCCTAAAACGGTTAAAATACCGCTAACAACAGTCATGATATTAGCAATAGCTCCAAAAATAGTCCCGACCACAACAAGGATAGGTCCGCCAACGACAGCTATAAGCAAGAGGTTTTTTTGATACTCTTGTAAAGGCAAATTGTCCCAAATACGCCCCAAAGCCTCTTTGACATTATCTGCAAACACAGTAATCGACTGTATCATTGCTTGCATTTTTGCATCTACGTCACTGCCATCTCCGCCAAGAGAACCCATGAAATCGATTACTGACGCTTTTGCTTGCGAAAATGAGCCGCTAATAGTTTCTGACGCTTCTCTAGCTGTCGTTCCTGTTACGCCTAAATTATCTTGGATAATGTGGATTGCTTGTATAATGTCCGAAAAGTTATTGATGTCAAATTCCATGCCGCTTAGCTTACCAGCTTCGTCCAGCAATCTTTGCATCTCCTCTTTCGTCCCACCAAAACCCAATCTAAGGTTATCTAACATCGTGTAATTGCCTTTAGCAAAGCCTTGATAGGCATTTTGGATTAACCCGATGTTTGTACCAAATTTATTAGCGTTGTCAGACATGTCGACCATGGCAGTATCAGCAACACCGACAGCCTTTGCTGTATCTCCGCCAAGAGATGAAATTAGACTAGCAGAAAAGCTAGTTACTTGCTCCATGTACTCATTAGCAGATACACCAGCTCGTCTAAACGCTGTATTTGCATTTTTTTGCACAGCTTTGGCAGACTTTTTAAATAAAGTCTCAACACCACCAATTGACTGTTCCAGATTTGCATACTCTTTAACAACTGCCGTTATACCAGCAACCGCTGGTAATGTAAACATGGTTGTCATGTTTTTGCCAATAGAGCTTATTTTATCTCCGTAAGCTGACAGCTTGCCAGATATTGCGTCAATTTTAGTGGTCAAACCATCAAAAGAATTGCCAGATTCGTTGTTTGAGTCTTTAATTTTTTCCTTTAATTTTTCAGCTTGTTCTTGCGCTTTTTCAAACGCTTTTTGCATTTTAGAGGCGTCACCTGTTATTTGTACTCCTAAAGTATAATCAGCCATTTTCTGCCCCCTCGCTCGGTTTTGTCATGTTGTTAGCTTGATAGACTAAATCAACCCAATATTTGCCTTCATCAGCGATGTTTTTATTAATGATTTCCAAATGCGCTTCGACGATTTCCATGTTCGCAGGCTGTTGCTGACGTTTCCACAAATCAACAAATTTAGCGCTTTTTTTGCGCATAGCGTTACTGACTGCATTTAGAACAGCGTTGCGCATAAGCTCACTTTCTCGCACCTGTTTATCTTCCCAAGCTTTTCTGATAAAGGCTTTTTCTCGTCTGGTTAATTCCAAAAATTCGGATTTTGTAGTCCCAAAATTGACAAAATAAAAAGCAAAGTCAATATCTTTGTGATACTGACTTGCTAATCTGTCATACTCTACATCTGTGCTATCGCCAGACCCGCCGAGATACTCAAAGTCGACTAAGCGCCGAGGAAGAAAAAAGGGCAATCACGCTGGATTGTGTTGATCACTAGCATATTTACATACGCATAACCTTTTGTATTTAACACTTTAGTAAAAATATTAGAGCCTTGCTCGCTAGACACACGACCGCCTTCTACCGCATAAAGAGCGTTAGCAAAGTACTGACGCAACATAGATAGCGACAACATACCTTTGTTATTCACAATAACATCCATAAACGCTTTACCTGTCAAAGCTTCGACGGTTTCAATGGTTTTTTCGTTGTACTTTAGTTCGTATTGTTTTTCGTCAATAATAATTAATTCTTTATCCATTCATTCCTCTCATTAACTAGGCATAGCCGTTACTTTTTCAGCATCTTCTGATGATAATGTTGATAAATCAATCAATGCTCCATTGCCTTCGAGACTGATTGAGTATGTCATACCATCATCGTAAGGAGCTTCTAGGCTATAATCACTTACCGACGCAAGCCCTCCAAACATGCCTTTTTTGGTTTTACCGTTAATAACTTTAATACAAACAAACTCGCTCTTTTCAAAAGCTTCGCCCAATTGTTTGTGAGTCTCGTCTGACGGCACGTAAAGACCATCATTATCGATAGACCATTCTTTCATGCCAGGGATTTTAGATTTCCATCCACCCTTTGTATCTTTAGACGATACTTCAATTGAGTCAGCCGTACGGTTGATTGTTAACCCTTGCTGACCACTAATAGCAAGTAAATTTGCACCAGTTTTATCAAAGATTGCCAAGATAATGTCTTTACCTGCAATAGCTTTTGTTGCTGATGTGTCAAAATTACAATAAACATTTTGGTCAAATGCCACCATTATTTCTCCTTTTAAACTTTTACTTTAAAACCGTACGAAACCTTGATTTCGTAGGCTACAATTGCATGCATTTCGCCAGTCTCATCCTCTTGTAAGGACTGCATGCCGACTTCTGA
The genomic region above belongs to Streptococcus pyogenes and contains:
- a CDS encoding tail protein, encoding MADYTLGVQITGDASKMQKAFEKAQEQAEKLKEKIKDSNNESGNSFDGLTTKIDAISGKLSAYGDKISSIGKNMTTMFTLPAVAGITAVVKEYANLEQSIGGVETLFKKSAKAVQKNANTAFRRAGVSANEYMEQVTSFSASLISSLGGDTAKAVGVADTAMVDMSDNANKFGTNIGLIQNAYQGFAKGNYTMLDNLRLGFGGTKEEMQRLLDEAGKLSGMEFDINNFSDIIQAIHIIQDNLGVTGTTAREASETISGSFSQAKASVIDFMGSLGGDGSDVDAKMQAMIQSITVFADNVKEALGRIWDNLPLQEYQKNLLLIAVVGGPILVVVGTIFGAIANIMTVVSGILTVLGMMTPIGWIIAAAIAAIVAAVVFWDDIVAEVGQKFELVKIIGMAMWESFKDGVSSFGKSIQNVVGKIGGWFAEAWNAAADTATRIFTKVGDTISGIFSGVVSGIKSLINGAIGGINKVIGITNKLPGVNIPKIPYLARGTSDWQGGFARINEGGRGELVHMPNGATVVPHDVSMKYARESAKANSGVAYMDSNDEIAKSALKLANDAVKRPVVLNINGREVAKTTGGDMRDYLNSRDMTLKRLRGEV
- a CDS encoding phage major tail protein, TP901-1 family, producing MVAFDQNVYCNFDTSATKAIAGKDIILAIFDKTGANLLAISGQQGLTINRTADSIEVSSKDTKGGWKSKIPGMKEWSIDNDGLYVPSDETHKQLGEAFEKSEFVCIKVINGKTKKGMFGGLASVSDYSLEAPYDDGMTYSISLEGNGALIDLSTLSSEDAEKVTAMPS